One genomic window of Chitinophagaceae bacterium includes the following:
- a CDS encoding sulfotransferase domain-containing protein, giving the protein MAVPNFLCVGAQKAGTTTLYEILKQHPSIFLPQKVKETKFFVYEEKYAKGVKFYEQAYFSDCKDQSAIGEVDPAMMYEENAAQRIFETLGDKVKLIFIFRNPVSRAYSHYLMSKRKGFEELSFDEAIATEAVRLKANPSQKFNFSYLTRGYYTEQVNRFKKYFKEENMLFLVFEDDFIKNRNETFNRIQDFLGVKRAALNLQIKSNEAAVPRNKAVHELTRKKNPVRNVLGMLLPSGAKKWLQRFIAKKNSATTENAKLDKQKEKQLIDKFFINDIHQLEKLIHRDLSTWYGGGELRIKN; this is encoded by the coding sequence ATGGCAGTACCCAATTTCCTGTGTGTGGGCGCTCAAAAAGCAGGAACAACTACACTTTACGAAATTCTTAAACAACATCCTTCCATCTTTCTCCCTCAAAAGGTGAAGGAAACGAAGTTTTTTGTGTACGAAGAGAAGTATGCAAAAGGCGTTAAGTTTTATGAGCAGGCGTATTTCAGCGATTGCAAAGATCAAAGTGCAATTGGTGAAGTGGATCCTGCAATGATGTATGAAGAGAATGCTGCTCAACGCATTTTTGAAACTTTGGGGGACAAGGTTAAGCTCATTTTCATTTTCAGAAATCCTGTTTCCCGCGCTTATTCTCATTACCTGATGTCAAAACGAAAGGGATTTGAAGAGCTTTCATTTGATGAAGCTATTGCCACTGAAGCAGTACGGTTGAAAGCAAATCCTTCACAAAAATTTAATTTTAGTTATTTAACCCGCGGTTACTATACTGAACAGGTGAACCGTTTCAAAAAATATTTTAAAGAAGAAAATATGCTTTTTCTTGTTTTTGAAGATGACTTCATCAAAAACAGGAATGAAACATTTAACCGGATCCAGGATTTTCTGGGTGTGAAACGTGCAGCATTAAATCTTCAGATCAAAAGCAATGAAGCTGCTGTACCAAGGAATAAGGCGGTGCATGAACTTACCAGGAAAAAAAATCCCGTACGGAATGTTTTAGGTATGCTCTTGCCTTCCGGCGCAAAAAAGTGGTTGCAGCGTTTTATCGCGAAGAAGAATTCAGCAACCACCGAAAATGCTAAGCTTGATAAACAAAAAGAAAAGCAACTCATTGATAAATTTTTCATCAACGATATTCATCAGCTCGAAAAATTAATTCATAGGGATTTAAGTACGTGGTATGGTGGGGGCGAATTAAGAATTAAGAATTAA
- a CDS encoding sulfotransferase — protein MITNNTRQNNKLPNFFVVGAAKSGTTSLYEYMKMHPQIYMAPIKETHHFSTDIDNTKFRPNYARSLNKDLSKFLETDMKEGIFHAFVKDADQYAKLFKNVKDEKAVGEITNSYLYSHEAAKNIFKKFPDAKVIMMLRNPVDRAFSHYLMDLRIGYETDDFMTALKKDMARDPKGWGISNLYVEIGMYAEQVKRFIEIFPERQRRIYLFDDFKKDAGAVVKDMFSFLGVDPNVHIDYSQKFNPSFIPRNKLIGKLNTQKKVKDWLKGILPKSVKSKFKKTFYTDKDLPKITAVERKFLVNIFRDDVMKLGKLLGRDLSGWVK, from the coding sequence ATGATAACGAATAATACAAGACAAAATAACAAGCTCCCGAATTTTTTCGTGGTGGGCGCTGCAAAGTCCGGAACCACTTCTTTGTATGAATATATGAAGATGCATCCGCAAATCTATATGGCACCGATCAAGGAAACGCACCATTTCTCCACTGATATTGACAATACAAAATTCCGCCCCAACTATGCGAGGTCACTTAATAAAGACCTTTCAAAATTTTTGGAAACGGATATGAAGGAGGGAATCTTTCATGCTTTTGTGAAAGATGCGGACCAATATGCAAAGTTGTTCAAAAATGTAAAGGATGAAAAAGCAGTCGGAGAAATCACCAATTCGTATTTGTATTCTCATGAAGCAGCTAAAAATATCTTTAAAAAATTTCCGGATGCCAAAGTGATCATGATGCTGCGCAATCCTGTTGATCGTGCATTCAGTCATTACCTGATGGATCTTCGCATTGGTTATGAAACAGATGATTTTATGACTGCCCTGAAGAAAGACATGGCACGCGACCCGAAAGGGTGGGGAATTTCCAATTTGTATGTGGAGATTGGCATGTATGCCGAGCAGGTGAAAAGATTCATAGAAATTTTTCCTGAGCGGCAGCGACGCATTTATCTCTTCGATGACTTTAAAAAAGATGCTGGCGCTGTGGTGAAGGATATGTTTTCCTTCCTGGGCGTTGATCCCAATGTGCATATAGATTATTCACAAAAGTTTAATCCTTCTTTTATTCCCAGGAATAAACTCATTGGTAAATTAAACACACAGAAGAAAGTAAAGGATTGGCTGAAAGGCATTCTCCCTAAATCGGTAAAATCAAAATTCAAGAAGACATTTTATACTGATAAGGATTTGCCAAAGATCACGGCGGTAGAACGCAAGTTCCTGGTCAACATTTTTCGTGATGATGTGATGAAGCTGGGGAAGTTGCTGGGAAGGGATTTGAGTGGATGGGTGAAGTGA
- a CDS encoding sulfotransferase domain-containing protein: MSLPNFLLVGAGKSATRSLYNYMIQHPDVFMPKVKEPQFFVAAEVQDRIQKWIGDYDQYVKLFEGSKGKKAIGEASVMYLFFYKAAIENIKQYLGTDVKILMILRNPVERAYSAYNFVHVNNPDEKYSFEDALALEEERFANHSTLFMQYKSMGLYADAVKSYLENFKNVHIMWYDEFRSNPKEVLEGVFKFLEINPDVTIDYTRQWNKGGKKWKNPVLRWLFMSDNIFKQGYKLFFPKRKGVRTNEFFTKNFMEKTEPMKPETRQRLIEFFRNDIAKLSKVTGRNLENWLQ; this comes from the coding sequence ATGTCATTACCCAATTTCTTATTAGTAGGAGCAGGAAAATCGGCTACACGGTCGCTGTACAATTATATGATACAGCACCCTGATGTATTTATGCCTAAAGTGAAAGAACCGCAGTTTTTTGTTGCTGCTGAAGTTCAGGACCGCATTCAGAAATGGATAGGAGACTACGATCAATATGTAAAGTTGTTTGAAGGTTCCAAAGGAAAGAAGGCGATTGGTGAAGCAAGCGTGATGTATCTCTTTTTTTACAAAGCGGCCATTGAAAACATCAAACAATATCTGGGCACCGATGTTAAAATTCTGATGATATTGCGGAATCCTGTTGAGCGTGCTTATTCGGCATACAATTTTGTGCATGTCAATAATCCTGATGAGAAGTATTCATTTGAAGATGCACTCGCACTGGAAGAAGAACGGTTTGCGAATCATTCCACCCTGTTTATGCAGTATAAATCGATGGGTTTATATGCTGATGCGGTGAAGTCATACCTTGAAAATTTTAAGAATGTGCACATCATGTGGTATGATGAATTCAGAAGTAACCCGAAAGAAGTTTTAGAGGGTGTTTTTAAATTTCTGGAAATAAATCCTGATGTTACTATTGATTACACAAGGCAATGGAATAAAGGAGGAAAGAAATGGAAAAATCCGGTGTTGCGTTGGTTATTCATGTCAGATAATATTTTCAAACAAGGGTATAAATTATTTTTTCCTAAGCGGAAAGGCGTAAGGACGAATGAATTTTTTACCAAAAACTTTATGGAAAAAACCGAACCCATGAAACCCGAAACACGTCAGCGGTTGATCGAGTTTTTTAGAAATGATATAGCTAAGCTTTCAAAGGTTACCGGTCGTAACCTGGAGAACTGGCTTCAATAA
- a CDS encoding flippase: MNNTDDKAMEGQEQKSGDKTQHHEIVKGGVSAFTTRLVGMGFSYLFTFLISRMYGAAGNGLYNLSQSLMTFTASITKLGSDTLMTRYGAQYKAQKKFGWIKDLYNKSLMVSVPLALVFTIALYFLSPLIATVVFQKDDPDVTRAFRIATIALLPVTIFNISNGGLRGLKKIRVYALLQNVSNFFFGCIIISVLYFVTDDKVVPVITYVSFVTIGGILSGYFFLKYSNYASTDVEEGLQFNEKFLIGISLFVASLASLVRGYADTFILGRYASIEDVGIYRNAFKVATITRIALTAFLVPAAPKFAELFSQGKIKELGESAQFATKIIFWCSAPILVAVILLAPFIMGIFGKEFLAGTEALIILSIGQFVNAATGPVSNILMMTGKQKLNRNLMVMTTVLAIILDLIIIPRYGIIGAACVNTLGIIIMNLIPFFLIRYYYGFYTLDFTDLFKVNPKTFIRQIRQALKPEKKKKGDNGEKESAVEDQTGSFE; the protein is encoded by the coding sequence ATGAATAACACAGACGATAAAGCAATGGAAGGGCAGGAGCAAAAGTCTGGGGATAAAACTCAACACCATGAAATTGTAAAAGGTGGTGTTTCGGCCTTTACTACGCGTCTTGTGGGAATGGGATTCAGCTACCTGTTCACTTTTCTTATTTCAAGGATGTATGGTGCTGCAGGAAATGGATTGTATAACCTGTCGCAAAGTCTGATGACCTTCACAGCCAGCATTACCAAGTTGGGCAGTGATACATTGATGACGCGTTATGGGGCGCAATACAAAGCGCAGAAAAAATTTGGATGGATCAAAGACCTGTACAATAAATCTTTGATGGTTTCTGTGCCGCTGGCATTGGTTTTTACCATTGCGCTTTATTTTCTTTCGCCATTGATAGCAACCGTTGTATTCCAAAAAGATGATCCCGATGTTACCAGGGCATTCAGAATTGCAACCATCGCCTTATTGCCGGTAACCATCTTCAACATTTCCAACGGTGGATTGCGGGGCTTAAAGAAGATCAGGGTTTATGCATTGCTTCAAAATGTAAGCAATTTTTTCTTCGGCTGTATTATCATCTCCGTGCTGTATTTTGTTACGGATGATAAGGTGGTGCCTGTTATTACCTACGTGTCTTTTGTTACCATTGGAGGAATATTAAGCGGTTATTTTTTCCTGAAATATTCAAACTATGCTTCTACGGATGTGGAAGAGGGACTGCAGTTCAATGAAAAATTCCTGATCGGCATATCGCTGTTCGTAGCGTCATTGGCCTCACTGGTTCGCGGATATGCTGATACCTTTATTCTGGGACGATATGCCTCTATCGAAGATGTCGGCATTTACAGGAATGCATTTAAGGTGGCCACCATTACCCGCATTGCGCTCACTGCCTTTCTGGTACCGGCAGCACCTAAGTTTGCTGAATTATTTTCACAGGGAAAGATTAAAGAGCTGGGAGAATCAGCCCAGTTCGCCACTAAGATTATTTTCTGGTGCTCAGCACCTATCCTGGTAGCTGTTATTTTATTAGCGCCCTTTATTATGGGAATTTTCGGCAAAGAATTTCTTGCAGGCACCGAGGCGCTCATCATTCTTTCTATCGGCCAGTTCGTTAACGCAGCTACGGGCCCTGTCAGTAATATTCTAATGATGACCGGTAAACAGAAGCTCAACCGTAACCTGATGGTTATGACAACCGTGCTTGCCATCATTCTTGACCTGATCATTATTCCACGTTACGGGATTATAGGTGCAGCTTGCGTAAATACATTGGGGATTATTATCATGAACCTGATTCCTTTCTTCCTGATAAGGTATTATTACGGATTTTATACGCTCGACTTCACTGATCTTTTCAAGGTAAATCCAAAAACATTTATCAGGCAGATTCGGCAAGCGCTCAAGCCGGAAAAAAAGAAGAAAGGCGACAATGGCGAGAAAGAAAGTGCTGTGGAAGATCAAACTGGTAGCTTTGAGTAG
- a CDS encoding sulfotransferase — MTDKNVWPNLLIVGAAKGGTTTLHYALDQHPQVFMSKKKEPGYFAWPEEELTFINNGKLVTKPRFLVNHLNDYLALFADGKDKKIRGESSTTYLYFYEKTIANILCIHPDPQSVNIVMALRNPVDRAFSQYMHKLRDGAESLDFEAALKMEVQRKAENWHFDYQYTERGLYYKQVKAYLENFKKVKVCLSEDLRKDPEELVQSLEDFLEIDRIPLDFGDELNASGEPKSEALNKFLKKPNPVKKFLGNLLPKELRRKMRLKVQSTVYKYNLEKKELNPETRLALKKIYREDILRLQDLIKRDLGSWIN, encoded by the coding sequence ATGACTGATAAAAACGTCTGGCCGAATTTATTGATCGTGGGCGCTGCAAAAGGCGGCACCACCACGCTTCACTATGCGCTCGATCAGCATCCGCAGGTTTTTATGAGTAAAAAAAAGGAGCCCGGTTATTTTGCCTGGCCTGAAGAAGAGTTGACCTTCATCAACAATGGAAAGTTAGTGACGAAGCCGCGTTTCCTCGTCAATCATTTAAATGATTACCTCGCACTGTTTGCAGATGGAAAAGATAAAAAAATACGTGGCGAGTCATCTACAACTTACTTGTACTTCTACGAGAAAACAATTGCCAACATCCTGTGCATTCATCCTGATCCGCAAAGCGTAAATATTGTGATGGCTTTGCGTAATCCCGTCGACCGTGCTTTCTCACAATACATGCACAAGCTTCGTGATGGCGCTGAATCGCTCGATTTCGAAGCAGCTTTAAAAATGGAAGTGCAACGCAAAGCTGAAAACTGGCATTTTGATTATCAATACACAGAGCGGGGCTTATATTACAAGCAGGTGAAGGCGTATCTTGAAAATTTCAAAAAAGTAAAAGTATGCCTGAGTGAAGACCTGCGCAAAGATCCTGAGGAGTTGGTGCAATCACTCGAAGATTTTTTGGAAATTGACCGCATACCGCTCGACTTTGGTGATGAGTTGAATGCAAGTGGTGAACCTAAGTCAGAGGCGTTGAATAAATTTTTGAAGAAGCCCAATCCTGTAAAGAAATTTCTTGGCAACCTGTTGCCCAAAGAGCTTCGCCGGAAAATGCGGTTGAAAGTGCAAAGCACCGTTTACAAATACAACCTTGAAAAAAAAGAACTGAATCCGGAAACGCGGTTGGCTTTAAAGAAAATCTACAGGGAAGATATTTTAAGACTGCAGGATCTCATTAAACGTGATTTGGGAAGTTGGATTAACTGA
- a CDS encoding glycosyltransferase family 2 protein, giving the protein MTQPKIYIVLVNFNGHDNTVETIESLAKQSYKEFQVVVVDNNTPASLQIIKEWADGTRIINFNPPDEIRKFSFPDCNKPAAWITYDIAEAESGGNTESEQQLQLEIVAAPNAPFKYPLIFVQAKSDIGFAGGNNVGSRYALKKGDGDFVWLLNNDTTLDFDALKHLVDKAAVYKSKGEKIGMIGSKLRWYRWPDKINAIGGMFNKWTTWSYHLGLKELDNGQFDRDDVQFDYVYGASLFIRREFLEDVGLMNDVYYAYFEEMDWEIRGVRRGWKHGYCYQSIIYHKQGVTTGKEIKSKQRPLFFMCCKYRGWMLFYQLYYPYLIFAPIIRLIGKALKNLTEGNSKESLLILKILLGKRTCSRD; this is encoded by the coding sequence ATGACACAACCAAAAATATACATCGTTCTTGTCAATTTCAATGGTCATGATAATACCGTGGAGACGATTGAAAGCTTAGCGAAGCAATCATACAAGGAGTTTCAAGTTGTTGTGGTGGATAATAATACGCCGGCTTCCCTTCAAATAATCAAAGAATGGGCTGACGGAACGCGTATCATAAATTTCAACCCTCCGGATGAAATTAGAAAATTTTCATTTCCTGATTGTAACAAACCTGCAGCCTGGATTACCTATGATATTGCGGAAGCAGAAAGCGGAGGAAATACTGAAAGCGAACAACAACTTCAATTGGAAATAGTCGCTGCTCCCAACGCACCTTTTAAATATCCACTCATTTTTGTGCAGGCAAAATCAGACATCGGCTTTGCAGGCGGAAATAATGTTGGTTCCCGTTACGCTTTGAAAAAAGGTGATGGAGATTTTGTGTGGCTACTAAATAATGATACCACCTTAGACTTTGATGCATTAAAACATCTTGTAGATAAAGCAGCAGTCTATAAATCAAAGGGTGAAAAAATAGGGATGATCGGTTCTAAACTTCGCTGGTACCGCTGGCCGGATAAGATCAATGCAATTGGTGGGATGTTTAACAAATGGACCACCTGGTCCTATCACCTTGGATTGAAAGAATTGGATAATGGTCAATTTGACCGCGATGATGTGCAGTTTGACTATGTATACGGTGCTTCTCTTTTTATTCGCAGAGAATTTCTGGAAGATGTTGGCTTAATGAATGATGTGTACTATGCTTACTTTGAAGAGATGGATTGGGAAATCAGGGGCGTTAGAAGAGGCTGGAAGCATGGTTATTGTTACCAAAGCATCATATATCACAAGCAAGGTGTAACTACGGGCAAGGAAATCAAGAGTAAACAAAGGCCATTATTTTTTATGTGTTGCAAATACCGCGGCTGGATGTTATTCTACCAACTTTACTATCCGTATCTTATCTTCGCACCCATCATACGCCTGATTGGGAAGGCATTAAAGAATCTGACAGAAGGAAATTCAAAGGAATCCCTCTTAATCCTTAAAATACTTTTAGGTAAAAGAACGTGCAGCAGGGATTAG